A genomic stretch from Deinococcus aquiradiocola includes:
- a CDS encoding NAD-dependent epimerase/dehydratase family protein codes for MSAKRVVLTGSAGRAGRVTLRHLLEHGYDVTAVDRDRTQRPDGTFSGTLRDTLQVDLTDLGETLEAMQGADAVVHLANIPAPGLQAPHRTFVQNTAMNHSVFTAAVMHGLSRVVWASSETTLGLPFDEPPAYAPVDEAHYPRPESSYALSKVVTETMASQFARTSGIPFVALRFSNILGPQEYRAFPQQAWPDPQARRWNLWGYIDERDAALACRLALEAPVTGARSFIIAAADTVMPTPSRDLMAQVFPGVPVRDGVSGHDTLLSIAAAREALGFEPQHRWRDTVGEDGQPTA; via the coding sequence GTGAGTGCGAAACGGGTGGTGCTGACCGGCTCGGCGGGCCGTGCGGGCCGCGTCACGCTCCGGCACCTGCTGGAGCACGGGTACGACGTGACGGCCGTGGACCGCGACCGGACGCAGAGGCCGGACGGGACCTTCAGCGGCACGCTGCGCGACACGCTGCAGGTGGACCTCACGGACCTCGGGGAGACGCTGGAGGCGATGCAGGGCGCGGACGCGGTCGTGCACCTCGCGAACATTCCCGCGCCGGGCCTGCAGGCCCCGCACCGGACCTTCGTGCAGAACACGGCCATGAACCACAGCGTCTTCACGGCCGCCGTGATGCACGGCCTGAGCCGCGTGGTGTGGGCGTCGAGCGAGACGACGCTCGGCCTCCCCTTCGACGAGCCGCCCGCGTACGCGCCGGTCGACGAGGCGCACTACCCGCGCCCGGAGAGCAGTTACGCGCTCAGCAAGGTCGTGACGGAGACGATGGCCTCTCAGTTCGCGCGCACGAGCGGCATTCCCTTCGTGGCGCTGCGTTTCTCGAACATCCTGGGGCCGCAGGAGTACCGCGCCTTCCCGCAGCAGGCGTGGCCGGACCCGCAGGCGAGACGCTGGAACCTGTGGGGGTACATCGACGAGCGGGACGCGGCGCTGGCGTGCCGCCTGGCGCTGGAGGCGCCCGTCACGGGCGCGCGCAGCTTCATCATCGCGGCGGCCGACACGGTGATGCCGACCCCGTCGCGGGACCTGATGGCGCAGGTGTTCCCCGGCGTGCCGGTCCGGGACGGGGTGAGCGGGCACGACACGCTGCTCAGCATCGCGGCGGCGCGTGAGGCGCTGGGCTTCGAGCCGCAGCACCGCTGGCGCGACACGGTCGGGGAGGACGGACAGCCGACGGCCTGA
- a CDS encoding aldo/keto reductase gives MEYRQLGRTGLQVSPLCLGTMNFGPQTSEEDSFRIMDEALDAGIQFWDTANVYGQKLGEGVTEGILGRYFAARPGARDRVVLATKVYGRMGDGPNDQRLSAYHIRRACEESLRRLNTDHIDLYQMHHIDRRTPWEEVWQAMERLVRDGSVVYVGSSNFAAWNIAQANTLAQDRHFMGLVSEQSLYNLNARMIELEVIPACQAFGVGVLPWSPLSGGLLGGALQKAQEGRRASERVQGMVEQYRPQLERYEALCRELGESPADVALAWLLHQPAVTAPIIGPRTSEQLSGALHALDVRLSGETLKALDEIWPGPGGQAPEAYAW, from the coding sequence ATGGAGTACCGTCAACTGGGCCGCACCGGCCTGCAGGTCAGTCCGCTGTGCCTCGGCACCATGAATTTCGGGCCGCAGACGAGCGAAGAGGACAGCTTCCGCATCATGGACGAGGCGCTGGACGCCGGCATCCAGTTCTGGGACACCGCGAACGTGTACGGCCAGAAGCTGGGTGAGGGCGTCACGGAAGGCATCCTCGGGCGGTACTTCGCGGCCCGGCCCGGCGCGCGGGACCGGGTGGTGCTCGCCACCAAGGTGTACGGCAGGATGGGCGACGGCCCGAACGATCAGCGGCTGTCGGCGTACCACATCCGCCGCGCGTGCGAGGAGAGCCTGCGCCGCCTGAACACCGACCACATCGACCTGTACCAGATGCATCACATCGACCGCCGTACCCCGTGGGAGGAGGTGTGGCAGGCGATGGAGCGCCTCGTGCGGGACGGCTCGGTGGTGTACGTGGGGAGCAGCAACTTCGCGGCGTGGAACATCGCGCAGGCGAACACGCTCGCGCAGGACCGGCACTTCATGGGCCTGGTGTCGGAGCAGAGCCTGTACAACCTGAACGCCCGGATGATCGAGCTGGAAGTCATTCCGGCGTGTCAGGCCTTCGGGGTGGGCGTGCTGCCGTGGAGTCCGCTGTCGGGCGGCCTGCTGGGCGGCGCGCTGCAGAAGGCGCAGGAGGGTCGCCGCGCGTCGGAACGCGTGCAGGGCATGGTGGAGCAGTACCGCCCGCAGCTGGAGCGGTACGAGGCGCTGTGCCGCGAGCTGGGCGAATCGCCGGCCGACGTGGCGCTCGCGTGGCTGCTGCACCAGCCGGCCGTGACGGCGCCCATCATCGGGCCGCGCACGAGCGAGCAGCTGAGCGGCGCGCTGCACGCGCTGGACGTGCGCCTGAGCGGCGAGACGCTGAAGGCGCTGGACGAGATCTGGCCCGGGCCGGGCGGGCAGGCGCCCGAGGCGTACGCGTGGTGA